CGCTGTCGCCCTTCCGGCCGCTGCGCGCGATGGAGGCGTCGTACTGAGGTTCAGGAGAGCGAGGACGGAGGGAATGAACCCGAGGACTCGGGCATGAGCAGCTCCGTCAATCGCAGCAATCCCTCGCGCTGCTCCAGCCGGTAGCGCACCCGGAAGCCCGAGGCCAGGACGGCCATGCCTGTCCAGCCGGGCTCCAGCGTCTCGCCCACGGGCAGTGTCACGGGGAGCGCCCCCAGCTCCGCCTGGAGTTGCTCTCGCATGGACGCGCTGAAGCCAGACAGCACCCGGAGCACCCGAGCATCGAGTTGGAGACGGAGGGCCATGGTCCGTCACAAGCTGCGCACCTCAGGGTGACTGAACAAGACGGTCCCGTCGTCCAGGGAACGCGTCGGCTTCCCATCCCCGCCGAGTCCAAGAAAGCCGGCAGTGTCCAGCAGCCAACGCTGGGGGTGGGGTTGTTCGTGACAAACCCTTGGCCGCCCTGGGGGGAAGCTGCTCTGCTCTCATCAGACATGTCCGGCCGGCAGCATCTGCTCCTCGTCGAGGATGACCGCGCGTGGCGAGAGGGCGTGGGACACGCCGCCCACGCCGCGGGCTTCTCGGTGTCCCTGGCGACCGACGGCGCCGAGGCGCTCGACTGGTTGGGACGCAACCCGCGCCACCATCACCCCGACCTCATCTTGATGGACATGGTGCCCCCGCGCGTGGACGGCTGGGCCCTGTATGGACGGCTGCGAACGGACGCGGCGCTGCGCCACCTGCCGCTCATGTTGATGTCCTCGGCCGAGAGTCCCCCTGACATGGCGCTGGGCGGCGTGGTGGACATCCTGCGCCGACCCGAGCGACCCGAGGCGCTCGTGGGCACGCTGTACCCACGCCTGCGTGACTTGCGCCTGCGCGAGCGGCCCGAGGCGCCCGCGCCCTACGCGCTGCGCCTGCCCGACGAGAGCCTGTACGCGCTGCACGCCCTGCCCG
The genomic region above belongs to Myxococcaceae bacterium JPH2 and contains:
- a CDS encoding response regulator; its protein translation is MSGRQHLLLVEDDRAWREGVGHAAHAAGFSVSLATDGAEALDWLGRNPRHHHPDLILMDMVPPRVDGWALYGRLRTDAALRHLPLMLMSSAESPPDMALGGVVDILRRPERPEALVGTLYPRLRDLRLRERPEAPAPYALRLPDESLYALHALPAPVRHAVRLHLLRAAELAATEAPRTSHWLMALPSEQPSLLVTVEGVRVVLEVDDSTRALTASLVLIPSHLRDA